One window of Bacillus sp. THAF10 genomic DNA carries:
- a CDS encoding acyltransferase family protein, giving the protein MSTSNQPKIPTNKRFRTEIEGLRAVAALLVAIYHIWLGNVSGGVDVFFVVSGFLITTSLLGRIQREGTIDFIDYILGLTKRLFPAAFFVLLIVTIASMLWLPQVQWAQTVQEIMASALYYQNWQLAFNAVDYLAQNNEASPVQHFWAMSIQGQFYLLWPTVVFGLALLLHKVLKLTFKATLISVLVTVFTTSLTYSIYLTATNQAFAYFHTFTRVWEFALGGIVAIVGAQAVLKKSISFLIGWVGLFAIILCGILLQVSTVFPGYAALWPTLAAIFIILAGNNGGSFGVHRFLSLKPLAKLGNLSYALYLWHWPILIFYFHLSDNETVSITHGLLILAASIILASITTNIIEKPIRTMKKTSPKWKRGSVVIACMVPTIILATTWSHQIGQANAELASLVTDSDYPGALASFHMQETKEGVEILPSALQAKDDLPKVYMDKCHQTLESAEVISCEYGVTDNPDKTIVIVGGSHSAQWLPAFEEFAEEENMKIINYTKSSCRFSDEEEGPSASASCVKWNEELIDILLNTKPDLVFTTADVGRKAEVPEGFVNQWHTLNKAGIKVFAIRDNAWFEFDVPSCVEEKGANSPECALPREEALPSDGPFTKLENVPDNVHYADFTDYLCEEDTCKPVKGNVLIYRDKHHITATYVRTMAPLLRKEVKEVLK; this is encoded by the coding sequence ATGTCTACATCTAATCAACCGAAAATCCCAACAAACAAGCGATTTCGCACCGAAATAGAAGGCCTTCGCGCAGTGGCGGCCCTGCTTGTTGCAATTTATCATATATGGCTTGGAAACGTCTCCGGTGGGGTAGACGTGTTCTTCGTCGTATCTGGATTCCTCATTACCACCTCACTACTCGGCAGAATCCAACGCGAGGGTACGATCGACTTCATCGACTATATACTAGGCCTAACCAAACGACTATTCCCGGCGGCCTTTTTTGTCCTGCTCATCGTCACTATCGCCAGTATGCTATGGCTACCACAAGTACAATGGGCCCAAACCGTCCAGGAAATCATGGCGTCTGCTCTGTACTACCAAAACTGGCAGCTCGCCTTTAATGCCGTCGACTACTTAGCGCAAAATAACGAAGCAAGTCCCGTCCAGCATTTCTGGGCGATGTCGATCCAAGGGCAGTTCTACCTCCTCTGGCCAACGGTCGTCTTTGGACTAGCACTCTTGCTCCACAAAGTCCTAAAATTAACATTTAAAGCAACCTTAATCAGCGTGCTGGTGACCGTTTTCACCACCTCGCTAACCTATTCCATCTACCTAACAGCGACCAACCAAGCCTTTGCCTACTTCCACACCTTCACACGTGTTTGGGAGTTCGCACTTGGCGGAATCGTCGCCATCGTAGGTGCACAAGCTGTTCTAAAAAAATCGATTAGCTTCCTCATCGGCTGGGTCGGCCTCTTTGCCATCATACTTTGTGGAATCCTCCTGCAGGTTTCCACCGTGTTCCCTGGCTACGCAGCACTCTGGCCAACGCTCGCGGCAATTTTCATCATTCTTGCCGGCAACAACGGGGGCTCATTCGGTGTGCACCGTTTTCTCAGCTTAAAGCCACTTGCCAAACTAGGTAACCTGTCTTACGCACTCTACCTATGGCACTGGCCAATCTTAATCTTTTATTTCCATCTGTCAGACAACGAGACCGTCTCCATCACGCATGGACTCTTGATTCTGGCAGCAAGCATCATCCTAGCTTCCATCACCACCAACATCATTGAAAAGCCAATTCGTACCATGAAAAAGACAAGCCCAAAATGGAAGAGAGGCTCTGTGGTTATCGCCTGCATGGTGCCGACCATCATCCTAGCAACCACCTGGTCACACCAAATTGGCCAAGCAAACGCCGAGCTCGCAAGCCTAGTCACGGACTCTGACTACCCTGGTGCGCTAGCAAGCTTTCATATGCAAGAAACAAAAGAAGGCGTGGAGATCCTACCATCCGCCCTGCAAGCAAAAGATGACCTGCCAAAGGTGTACATGGACAAGTGTCACCAAACGCTCGAATCCGCAGAGGTCATCAGCTGTGAGTATGGCGTCACGGACAATCCGGACAAAACCATCGTCATTGTTGGCGGCTCACACTCTGCCCAGTGGCTACCAGCCTTCGAAGAGTTTGCCGAAGAAGAAAACATGAAAATCATCAACTATACAAAAAGCTCGTGTCGCTTTTCTGACGAAGAGGAGGGACCAAGCGCAAGTGCCTCCTGTGTCAAATGGAACGAAGAGCTCATCGACATCCTGCTTAATACAAAACCGGATCTCGTCTTTACCACTGCTGATGTAGGTCGAAAAGCAGAGGTTCCAGAAGGCTTCGTCAACCAATGGCACACCCTAAATAAAGCAGGCATCAAAGTGTTCGCGATTCGCGACAACGCTTGGTTTGAATTCGACGTGCCATCCTGTGTCGAGGAAAAAGGGGCGAACTCTCCTGAATGCGCGCTGCCAAGAGAAGAAGCCCTACCATCAGACGGCCCATTCACCAAGCTCGAAAACGTACCAGACAACGTTCACTATGCCGACTTCACAGACTACCTGTGCGAAGAGGACACCTGCAAACCAGTTAAAGGCAACGTCCTCATCTACCGTGACAAGCACCACATCACCGCCACCTACGTCCGAACCATGGCACCACTACTACGAAAAGAAGTAAAAGAAGTACTAAAATAA